The sequence TGGCTGACAATGGCCAGTTGGTCGTAGCCGATCTATCCAACCACAAAATCCGCCTGATCCAAGGAGAGAATGTGATCACCATTGCAGGTTCTGTTGCTGGTTTTCTGGACGGTGTGGGCGTAACGTCCCAATTTTATAATCCGACTGATGTAACCTATCATGATGGCGTGATTTACGTCGCTGATCTGGGGAACCACAGGGTACGTAAGATTGAATCGGAATAAGCTAAAAAACCGATTTTAAAATAAAAATTGGTGGTAAACCGTCATTGCTAGTTGAGTCATAGGGTAACCTTGTTTCCCGTATAACAGGATTGTTTCACTTCGATTTCATTACATGAGCAATGACGGTTTCTTTTTATTAAATATTTTTAAAACCTCGTTTTATGTTTTTGTAGTGAAGGCTGAAAGTGCAAGAAAATCAATGAGTTTAGAGGTGTTGGCGTAGCATGGCTACGGACCTGTCCAGCTGCTACAAAGAAGCAACCTCAAAGCTTAGTAGCAGGCTTTAATGCCATTTCAGGAAGGAACTTATAGACTAAAGCATATTGCGGGTTACCCCCACGAAAACACTAACATCCATCTAGATATACTAAATCATGAGAAGAATATACAGTACCATTAAACTCATTTTTCTTATTGGGATCCCATTGGTATCCATGTTATCATGTAGCACATTTGATGACCCCGAGGGCTTGATCGCTGAAAAAGAAGTTCCTTCATTATCAACTCAAAGTACTTGTCAATATAACATTACACAAATACTCAAGGAAAACACGAATCTAATCGATTCTGTAGTTGATGAGTCACAGAGAATGGTAGCTACAGGTGTAGTGGAAACTATCATCAGGTATGTCGATCCTTCAGGAGATCCTATGCGTGTATTTTTCTTAGAGGTTGATCTCAACATACCAGGGCTGAACATGGAAGTGGGTACACCATTTAATCAACATGGATACGGCCTTCAAACCATTAAAAACCAAGCAGAAGAGGTGAATGCGACACATCATCAAGTCATCGCTGCTATTAACGGCGACTTTATTGATAACCAATATGAAACACTACCGAGACCTCCGCATGGGATTGTCCATAAAAATGGAGTAGTCATCAAGGATGTTTATACCCATACCGCTGAAAAGCCACAACAAGGACTTACCTTTTTTGGATTGGACAGAAACAAAGAGCCAATAATAGGAGGTAGAGATGATTATCAAGCAGCATCTGGTGAGCTTTTCAATGCGACAGGTGGGGGAGTGTTTTTGGTAAAGAATGGCCAGATACAAAGTCAAACCATACACTCCATTCATCCTAGGACGGGGATAGGATATAGAACTGACGGAACAGTGATTATGTTTGTAGTGGATGGACGCGATTCCAAATATAATACAGGATCCACAGGGATGAAATATACTGAAATGGCCAGTGTGTTTTATGCCTTGGGTGCAGAAAATGCCATTAATTTAGATGGAGGAGGTTCTTCCACCTTTGTGACGCAAACTTACGGAATCAATGAATTATTAGTAAGAAATTTACCTGGGAACCCCAATAATTCCCACCGAGAATTGGTCAATTCTTGGTTAGTGTATAGGTGTCTTTATGAGACAGAAACCATTGCAGGTACCGGAATAGCGGGGTTTCAAAACGGCTCCAGTAGCACTGCAAAGTTTGATAATCCTGAAGGTATAGCTATAGATCAACAAGGGAATATTTTCGTAGCCGATCGCGACAATAATGTGATAAGAAAAATAAGCTCCTCAGGGGATGTCTCAACATTTGCTGGGACAGGGATAGCTGGTTTTACCGACGGGGTAGCTGGAGTTGCAAAATTTAACAGTCCTTGGAAAGTAGCTGTAGACAACCAAGGAAATGTAATAGTTGCGGATCGTGGTAATCATTCCATTAGGAAAATAACGCCTAATGGAACGGTAAGTACCTTGGCAGGAACAACGAACGGATATCAAGATGGAAGTGGTAATCAGGCAAAATTCGACCAGCCTACAGACGTAGCGGTATTACCTAATGGAAATATTGTGATAGCAGATAATAGAAATCATTGCATCCGGATGATTGATTCCTCAGTACAGGTTTCTACGATAGCGGGTACCGGAAATGGAGGGTATGTTGATGGAGCGGGTTCTCAAGCGCAATTTTACTATCCTTCAGGGATAGATACAGATCCTAACGGTAACCTATTTGTCGCAGATAGAAAAAACCATGCAATAAGGAAAATAGATAGCTATCATAATGTATCCACAGTTGCTGGAGGAAATGGAGAGGGAATTCAAAATGGAGGTATTGCTGTGGCGAAATTTGATGATCCTTATGGGGTTGCAGTGGGGCAAAATGGAAAGGTATTGGTGGCAGATTTGGACAATAATGTAATTAGGGAAATCAATGGAGATTATGTTAGTACTATCATAGGAAGCAATGGCGAGGGTTATATTGATGGTCCATCCACTGCCAGTAAAATGAATAGTCCAACTGATGTATTAGTAAATGGAGATGAGATAATTTTTGCGGATTACGGCAATCACCTCGTCAGAAAAGTAGTAAAGGATGAAGAATAGTTTGATGGGGTAATGGTCCATTGAAGTGTATCATTCCAAACACCTGTTTGCTGTTGCGTAACTAGGCTAGCTTGTAGAATAATTTATTGGGAAGTCCCGTTAAAATTTCCATCGAATTGCCGGTGGGTTTATTAAATGGATTTACTTTAGATTAAATATTTAACCCGTTTTCAAAAATGAACAGATAGCACTTCTAAACCCGATTATAGCATCAAAAGAAACCATTTACAAGGCCTTGATTTCCCAAGAGGGACTCTCCAAAGTTTGGCCCCTAAAGCTATCCGTGCGGGCCGAGGTGTAACATCTTTTTTACTAAAATGATTACTGCATAATGGGGACGTGTTTCTTGCACTAAAATAAAACCCTACTAAGTCAGTAGGGTTTATGTGTTTTTTGTTACTTTTGCGGGGAATTTATCCATTATTACTGCTGTCTTATTCAAATCATGTCAGAACTGTTTAATTCCCTAACCATTCCCTTCTTATTGGCCATGTTTTTAGCGGTCAATATGGGAGGAAGCGGTACTGCGCCGGCCTTTTCTGCAGCGTATGGAGCGAGTGTCATCCGACGAAGCTTGATTCCAGGGCTGTTTGGTATTATGGTACTTGCAGGCGCCTTGCTTGCGGGAAAGGAAGTTTCCCTGACTTTGGGAAAGGGGTTGCTAGATGCTGCTTTTTTTACTCCTGAGGCCACCTCCTTAATATTGTTGTCGATCAGCCTTTCCCTTTTGATTGCCAATTTATTGGGCGTTCCCCAGTCTACCAGTCAATCTACCGTACTGGCCATTGCAGGCGCGGCAAGTGCAATGGAGGTATTTGACAGCCATAAACTCTTTTATGTGATTTTGCCCACTTGGCTGATATTGCCGGTGGTGGCTTTTGGGCTGATGCTGGTGCTGAGCAAGTGGGTGTTGCCCATGGCGCAAAAGAAGATATTCA comes from Echinicola vietnamensis DSM 17526 and encodes:
- a CDS encoding phosphodiester glycosidase family protein, coding for MRRIYSTIKLIFLIGIPLVSMLSCSTFDDPEGLIAEKEVPSLSTQSTCQYNITQILKENTNLIDSVVDESQRMVATGVVETIIRYVDPSGDPMRVFFLEVDLNIPGLNMEVGTPFNQHGYGLQTIKNQAEEVNATHHQVIAAINGDFIDNQYETLPRPPHGIVHKNGVVIKDVYTHTAEKPQQGLTFFGLDRNKEPIIGGRDDYQAASGELFNATGGGVFLVKNGQIQSQTIHSIHPRTGIGYRTDGTVIMFVVDGRDSKYNTGSTGMKYTEMASVFYALGAENAINLDGGGSSTFVTQTYGINELLVRNLPGNPNNSHRELVNSWLVYRCLYETETIAGTGIAGFQNGSSSTAKFDNPEGIAIDQQGNIFVADRDNNVIRKISSSGDVSTFAGTGIAGFTDGVAGVAKFNSPWKVAVDNQGNVIVADRGNHSIRKITPNGTVSTLAGTTNGYQDGSGNQAKFDQPTDVAVLPNGNIVIADNRNHCIRMIDSSVQVSTIAGTGNGGYVDGAGSQAQFYYPSGIDTDPNGNLFVADRKNHAIRKIDSYHNVSTVAGGNGEGIQNGGIAVAKFDDPYGVAVGQNGKVLVADLDNNVIREINGDYVSTIIGSNGEGYIDGPSTASKMNSPTDVLVNGDEIIFADYGNHLVRKVVKDEE